Below is a genomic region from Fusobacterium canifelinum.
ATAATAAAAGAAAATTCAATAGAACAACTCTATATAAATAAAATAAATGAAGAAGTAAACAAAATTTTTAATTCTATTTCTCAAAAACAAATTAAAAAAATTTCAAGTCTAATTATGAAAGCAAAACATAAATATGTTGTCGGCTTTAAAAGTACAGCAGGTATTTCAAATTTCTTTGGAGTTCGTTTAGGTTTCATGTTAGAAAATGTCTCTACATTTAATATAGATGATTCTGTTATCATTAATTCTATATTTAATATAAAGGAAGAAGATGTTTTAATAATTTTTGACTATCCAATGTATTCAAAGGTAGCAAAAGTTTTAGCAAAAATGACAAAAGAAAATAAAGCTAAAATAATATTATTTACAGATTCTGATAATGCTCCTTTAGCTGAATACTCTGATATTCTATATAAGGTAAAGTTAAATGGTATAAGCGTTTTTAATTCTCTTATCTCAACTCAAATTTTAGTTGAATATCTTCTTACATATATAAGTCAATTCATAGAAGAAAAAGCTAAAGTAAGATTTAGCAAAATAAGGAAATTTCTAATAGAAAAACTTTAATAAAAATTTTTAAAAATAATACTTGACAAGACAAGTCAGATATAGTATTATGTATTTGTAATGATTACAATTTAATTATTGGTTTAAAAACTATATAATTTTTTTAAATATTAAAGGAGGATTTTATTATGTCATTAATAGGAAGAAAAGTTCCAGAATTTAAAGCAACAGCTTACAAAAAAGGTGAAAAGGATTTTATTACAGTTACAGATAAAGATTTATTAGGAAAATGGTCAGTATTCGTATTCTATCCAGCTGATTTTACATTCGTATGTCCAACTGAATTAGAAGATTTACAAGATAACTATGAAGCATTCAAAAAAGAAGGAGCAGAAGTTTACTCAGTTTCTTGTGATACTGCATTTGTTCATAAAGCATGGGCAGATCATTCTGAAAGAATTAAAAAAGTAACTTACCCAATGGTAGCAGACCCAACTGGATTCTTAGCAAGAGCTTTTGAAGTTATGATAGAAGAAGAAGGATTAGCTTTAAGAGGAAGTTTTGTAATAAATCCAGAAGGAAAAATTGTTGCTTATGAAGTACACGACAACGGAATTGGAAGAGAAGCAAAAGAATTATTAAGAAAACTTCAAGGAGCAAAATTTGTTGCTGAACATGGTGAAGTATGTCCTGCTAAATGGCAACCTGGAAGCGATACTTTAAAACCTAGCTTAGACTTAATTGGAGAACTATAAGATTAATTTAATATAAACTTAAGGAATTTGATACAAATGCAATTTATATAACAAGGGGATTAGTTACACTTTTCCCCTTTTATATAACTAAAAATCTAAAAGTATGGATAAAATTATTAATTATTGTAAAAGATTTTTCTTGAAATAAAAAATAATCAAACTTTACAATAGATATTTCAACTACTTGATAGCCATAAATATTTTTCAAGCTCCACAAAGGCTTTCCAAACATTTATGGACATCGCAGTAGTTTCATTTAAGATTTATTTAATTATGCTTTCAAGAAAAACTCAGATTATTTTTAATAATTTTATTGATATTTTTAGTAATATAAAATAAAATTGAATTAAATATAGGTCTTAAAATTTTAGTAAGTTAGTAAGGAGGAGAAATGGAAAGAATTTATGATATGATTGTTATTGGTGGAGGACCTGCTGGTTTATCTGCTGGAATATATGGTGGAAGAGCAAAATTAGATGTTTTAATCATAGAAAAAGAAAATAAAGGTGGGCAAATTAGTCTTACAAGTGAAGTTGTAAATTACCCTGGAATTTTAGAAATTTCTGGAAGTGAATTTATGACTCAAACTAGAAAACAAGCTCAAGGTTTTGGAGTTAATTTTGTTCAAGAAGAAGTTGTTGATATGGACTTCTCTCAAAAAATAAAGACTATAAAAACTAACAATGCTGAATATAAGACTCTTAGTGTTGTAATTGCAACAGGAGCTGCACCAAGAAAATTAGGTTTCCCTGGTGAACAAGAATTCACAGGAAGAGGAGTTGCTTATTGTGCTACTTGTGATGGGGAATTCTTCACAGGAATGGATATTTTTGTTATAGGAGCAGGTTTTGCTGCTGCTGAAGAAGCAATGTTCTTAACTAAATATGGAAAATCAGTAACTATTATAGCAAGAGAACCTGACTTTACTTGTGCTAAATCAATAGGAGATAAAGTAAAAGCTCATCCAAAAATTACAGTTAAATTTAATACTGAATTAACTGAATTAACTGGAGATGTTAAACCTACAGCTGCTAAATTTAAAAATAATGTAACAGGAGAAATCACTGAATACAAAGCAAAAGTTGGACAAACTTTTGGAGTATTTGTATTTGTTGGTTATGCTCCTTCAAGCCAAATATTTAAAGGACACATAGAAATAGATGGAGCAGGTTTCATTCCTACTGATGAAGAGTTAATGACTAATGTTGAGGGAGTCTTTGCAATAGGAGATATTAGACCTAAGAGATTAAGACAAGTTGTAACAGCAGTTGCTGATGGAGCTATTGCAGCTACAAGTATAGAAAAATATGTTCATGATTTAAGAGATGAATTAGGAATTCAAAAAGAAGAAAAAGAAGAAGAAAAGACTACTACTGTTGCTACTGAACAAGAACATTTCTTAGATGATGAATTAAGACAACAATTAGTTACAGTTATTGATAGATTTGAAAATCCAGTAGAAATTGTAGTTTTTAAAAACCCTAGCAATGAAGAATCAGTTAATATAGAAAATGCTGTAAAAGATATAGCTTCTATATCACCTGAAAAATTAAAATTCTCATCATATAATGAAGGAGAAAATAAAGACTTAGAAGCAAAAGTTAAAATTACAAGAACACCTACAATAGCCATTTTAGATAAAGATGGTAACTACACAGGTTTAAAATATTCAAGTTTACCAAGTGGCCATGAATTAAATTCATTCATACTTGGATTATACAATGTTGCTGGCCCAGGACAAAAAGTGGCTGCTGAAAGTTTAGAAAAGATTGAAAAAATCAATAAACCAGTAAATATTAAAATTGGAATTTCATTGTCTTGTACTAAATGTCCAAAGACTGTTCAAGCAACTCAAAGAATTGCTACATTAAATAAAAATGTTGAAATGGAAATGATAAATATCTTCACTTTCCAAGATTTCAAAAACAGATATGATATTATGAGTGTACCAGCTATTATAGTTGATGACCAACATATCTACTTTGGAGAAAAAACTGTTGAAGATGTATTAGAAATTATTAACAAGTAAAATTTAATTTTCATAAAAAAATCCCTTAAAAATTGAAGAATGAGGCTAGTACAAATATTTGTACTAGCCTCATTTTATCTTCTTTAATATTTTTTATTATTCTTTCCCTTCAAGAGCTTGGAAAACATCTGCTTTCTTTGTTAAGTACATCACTGCATAAAGAACAGCAAGAATTAATAAGCTTCCAGTAAGTAATGCATATTGTTCCATTCTTAAGATAGAGAATAATATTGCATAGACACCACTTAGGAAGATAAACATTCCTATACCAAACTTTTTATTAGAAGTCATACTTGTTATATACATTGAGTTTGGAATTACTATTGCTAATGAAGAAATTAAGTAAGACCATTCAAAACCTATATGTTCTGATAATGACAATAGTAATAGATAGAATATAACAAGCGAAAATCCTACAACTCCATATTGTACGTAGTGTGCAGCTTTCTTGCTGACAACTTCAAATATATAAACTATAACCAAACTCATACCTATAAACAATATTCCATAATAACAAGCTCTATATATTTGAGTGTAACTAGTTACAGAATCAAATAGTGCTACCTTTACAACAGTATTTCCATCACTGTAATTTCCATAAGTGCCATAATTTTCTGAACCATAATCATTGTATTCGTCATAGAAATCACTGTATTTATCTTCATTTACATCTATAATTTGAGGATAATTTCTAATTAAGTTTGAAACTTCCCATTTAGCTAAGAAACCATTTTCATCAATAGTTCTTTCAGTAGGTAAAACACCTGAGAAACTTGGAGATTTCCAATTTGATTTTATTTCAAAA
It encodes:
- a CDS encoding MurR/RpiR family transcriptional regulator, translating into MYKKKILDKLENAKLTKKEKRIAEFFLDEEQRVFLMNVADIAKAIDVSDTSVIRFIKSLGFENFTDFKNSGQENIKSRLDKTNDFIKNLDIIKENSIEQLYINKINEEVNKIFNSISQKQIKKISSLIMKAKHKYVVGFKSTAGISNFFGVRLGFMLENVSTFNIDDSVIINSIFNIKEEDVLIIFDYPMYSKVAKVLAKMTKENKAKIILFTDSDNAPLAEYSDILYKVKLNGISVFNSLISTQILVEYLLTYISQFIEEKAKVRFSKIRKFLIEKL
- the ahpC gene encoding alkyl hydroperoxide reductase subunit C; protein product: MSLIGRKVPEFKATAYKKGEKDFITVTDKDLLGKWSVFVFYPADFTFVCPTELEDLQDNYEAFKKEGAEVYSVSCDTAFVHKAWADHSERIKKVTYPMVADPTGFLARAFEVMIEEEGLALRGSFVINPEGKIVAYEVHDNGIGREAKELLRKLQGAKFVAEHGEVCPAKWQPGSDTLKPSLDLIGEL
- a CDS encoding FAD-dependent oxidoreductase, coding for MERIYDMIVIGGGPAGLSAGIYGGRAKLDVLIIEKENKGGQISLTSEVVNYPGILEISGSEFMTQTRKQAQGFGVNFVQEEVVDMDFSQKIKTIKTNNAEYKTLSVVIATGAAPRKLGFPGEQEFTGRGVAYCATCDGEFFTGMDIFVIGAGFAAAEEAMFLTKYGKSVTIIAREPDFTCAKSIGDKVKAHPKITVKFNTELTELTGDVKPTAAKFKNNVTGEITEYKAKVGQTFGVFVFVGYAPSSQIFKGHIEIDGAGFIPTDEELMTNVEGVFAIGDIRPKRLRQVVTAVADGAIAATSIEKYVHDLRDELGIQKEEKEEEKTTTVATEQEHFLDDELRQQLVTVIDRFENPVEIVVFKNPSNEESVNIENAVKDIASISPEKLKFSSYNEGENKDLEAKVKITRTPTIAILDKDGNYTGLKYSSLPSGHELNSFILGLYNVAGPGQKVAAESLEKIEKINKPVNIKIGISLSCTKCPKTVQATQRIATLNKNVEMEMINIFTFQDFKNRYDIMSVPAIIVDDQHIYFGEKTVEDVLEIINK